The sequence below is a genomic window from Clostridia bacterium.
TCGCCCTGATGGTTGCCCTTGGCATATTGGGGGGCTACCTCTGGTATCGGTTTCTTCGCCGCTGGCGCGTTCCCGCCAAGCCCCTGCCCGCTGCCCCGGCCGCGGAAGCCGAATATCGCTTACCCAATAGCTACGGGCAAGATGAAATAGTATTAATGGTAAAGGATCCCCATTGGTTGTATGCCTACTGGGATCTTGCT
It includes:
- a CDS encoding DUF4912 domain-containing protein → MLPKGGLSLLWLLALMVALGILGGYLWYRFLRRWRVPAKPLPAAPAAEAEYRLPNSYGQDEIVLMVKDPHWLYAYWDLA